One genomic segment of Besnoitia besnoiti strain Bb-Ger1 chromosome VII, whole genome shotgun sequence includes these proteins:
- a CDS encoding RecF/RecN/SMC N terminal domain-containing protein (encoded by transcript BESB_077250), with protein sequence MATLERLGVQGIRCFAPDHLEVIAFEKPLTVIVGHNGAGKTTVVECLKYATTGELPPCVDRGRGWLHDPRLLDAAEVKGQVRLRIHTKGGKELTVVRSMQVSQTIDRKGQCKATFKQLEPYLQLKDSATGKKASIGNKCADIDVQLPGLLGIHRAVLEHVVFCHQEDSCWPLSEMPVLKKKFDQLFGATRYVKALEHIRATRKQHAAEAKDRQHDVQLVGGHRRQARLLRRQLEEAKSLEREEEEQLRSTGASLERHAALLRAREEAQAREAAVRRQLEVSIRLVARLEEELEEQKAAQESERREEREREREHRRLARARAAERRQREDGEGPSSCDHAEAEDEAERAWRKEEEEEEKFRLAVEQEGYQELVDLAKDIEQQFAAKRDRLAALEGDLLRRENESAALTERLHAEQHKAAEGIRAEERKATALTERTKIVRSLLRGCRGKLVGAEDDASEEGGPRDQEGVALRSDAAIHEEVERHLERLHREKAAAAREGERRAQEMKEESDRLQEKCAALQALVGAGDELLTHLRKETRALTEAKQRKRPREDVARELQRITAEEDAERGRDREEGETTSAAARIADLEATLKRVDEQLQALRCRRGVLDRRRRLAEEQSERQMSLQLAKQRLKEMEKDVAERQGTFISDVAAWRTIAASKADAGDAHSTEMSFDEAVAFVSSQAEQRKGEKAREHQKAAAASLNSCRGQGELGASSLRSLLLAFRQNLLRAASFSSASPSSLFASSPGESSDAAGRLRSTAWPPHLLQLLKDSALRSRDLARDQWRQGAPASASSGGAAPASSPPQGAQPGEADGPLDSDDLVSADASLLLAVYEEGRHARAAADVARDIERLKREADDLASLYAGAQDACAAADSSRAFAAQGWLHALAQESERGNACALCKREFRTPEELRATQEEVERRVEALPQQVRDAEARQKEIRNQLDNLQEERLLFAALAKQNEEICQKRALLKMLRQNLGHLEDQVRIAEQLAEEATRSDENLKRLLETANALHQLQTAGLRKARHDVDAAEAQLRAAVAAVVKASSAAPVSEGCGVDSSGDASHSFLDMEEINKAFEALEDEQSKVYALRDETQATLTAAVEARFARHQRLDNLKRRREDLQREVQEVRQLEGQIEKNATAIYAKEGELPGQKAELARMQQRAAEASASLRTEEKRVEDALRKFDEQIKSIQKERELLSETSRAIAEADVALTRARESSAVTAELTQLRAKREELNAQLGRMKKAREEQRTACGRGQRFLALVKNRVALFHKEEDIERERKRIAELGAQLRADRCRRRRETPGGGVGEGDSAADGPGAEDAAGAEPEDESENELEREIEALRRKTEQEKDTRARLEGSLMTRRERVKEIETELAGSAVYKDVEEKYRSALVDAETEAMVTKDLDRYHRALDKALMKYHSMKMQEINATMKELWQTMYTGHDIDYIAIRSDTEETASPAALSIFGSSAATAPAAGQRSYNYRLVMVKGSVELEMRGRCSAGQKILASLIVRLALAETFCVHCGVLALDEPTTNLDRYNCESLAKALAALVEARRTSTSFQLILITHDEQFVMRLARHGLCDKFYKISKALSGESRITCCDIHGF encoded by the exons ATGGCGACGctcgagcgcctcggcgtgcAAGGCATCAGGTGCTTCGCGCCTGATCACCTCGAGGTTATTGCCTTCGAGAAGCCTCTCACAGTCATCGTCGGTCACAACGGAGCTGGCAAAACG ACGGTCGTGGAGTGCCTCAAGTACGCGACGACaggcgagctgccgccgtgcgtcgaccgcgggcgcgggtgGCTCCACGACCCTCGCCTGCTCGACGCTGCGGAGGTCAAAGGCCAAGTCCGCCTGCGCATCCACACCAAGGGCGGAAAAGAGTTGACAGTCGTCCGCTCCATGCAAGTCTCTCAGACGATCGACCGCAAGGGGCAGTGCAAAGCCACATTCAAG CAACTTGAGCCGTATCTTCAGCTGAAAGACTCGGCTACCGGCAAGAAGGCGTCGATTGGCAACAAATGCGCAGACATCGACGTCCAGCTGCCCGGGCTTCTCGGAATTCACCGCGCAGTGCTCGAACACGTCGTTTTTTGCCACCAGGAGGACAGTTGCTGGCCGCTCTCGGAGATGCCTGTACTGAAGAAGAAATTCGACCAGCTCTTTGGCGCCACGCGATACGTCAAGGCGCTTGAACACATACGCGCCACGAG GAAGCAGCACGCCGCTGAGGCGAAGGACCGCCAGCACGATGTCCAGCTCGTCGGGGGGCaccggcgccaggcgcgccttctgcgacgGCAGTTGGAAGAAGCGAAGTCtctcgagcgagaggaggaggagcaaCTAAG gTCGACCGGGGCTTCGCTGGAGCGCCACGCagcgcttctgcgcgcgcgggaggaagcgcaggcgcgcgaggcagcagtcCGACGCCAGCTGGAGGTTTCCATCAGGCTGGTTGCGCGTCTTGAGGAGGAGTTGGAAGagcagaaggccgcgcaggagagcgagcggagggaggagagggagcgcgagcgcgagcacCGACGCCTGGctcgcgcgagagccgcagagaggagacagcgagaggaTGGCGAAGGTCCGTCGTCGTGTGaccacgcagaggcggaagacgaggccgagCGAGCGTGGcggaaagaggaggaggaagaagaaaaattCCGACTCGCTGTTGAACAGGAGGGCTACCAAGAGCTGGTTGACCTCGCGAAGGATATCGAGCAACAGTTTGCG gcgaagcgcgaccgtctggcggcgctggagggcgaTTTGCTCAGGCGCGAGAAtgagagcgcggcgctgaccgagcggctgcatgcggagcagcacaaggcggcggaggggattcgcgcggaggaacgcaaggcgacggcgctgacAGAGAGGACGAAAATCGTTCGCTCGCTTCTCAGGGGGTGCCGAGGCAAACTGGTGGGAGCTGAAGACGATGCGTCTGAAGAGGGCGGGCCCCGAGACCAAGAG GGCGTTGCGTTGCGGTCGGATGCCGCGATTCACGAGGAAGTGGAGCGACACCTCGAGCGCCTACATCGCgagaaagccgcggcggctcgcgaaggcgagcggcgtgcgcaggagatgaaggaggagagcgaTCGCCTCCAA GAGAAgtgcgcggcgctccaggcTCTCGTGGGGgcaggcgacgagctgcTGACGCACCtgcggaaggagacgcgggcACTGActgaggcgaagcagcgaaaGAGACCCCGCGAAGAcgtggcgcgcgagctgcagcgcatcaccgcagaggaggacgcggagcgcggacgagaccgcgaagaaggcgagacgacgtcggcggcggcccgcaTCGCAG ACCTCGAGGCGACGCTGAAGCGTGTCGACGAGCaactgcaggcgctgcgctgccgaCGGGGTGTCTTGgaccggaggcggcggcttgCGGAGGAGCAGAGCGAGCGGCAGATGAGTCTGCAGCTGGCGAAGCAGCGTCTCAAGGAAATGGAGAAAGACgttgcagagagacaggggaCCTTCATCTCCGATGTCGCGGCGTGGCGGACGATCGCGGCCTCCAaagcagacgcaggagacgcaCACAGCACCGAGATGAGCTTTGATGAGGCAG TTGCCTTTGTCTCCTCACAGGCCGAGCAGCggaaaggcgagaaggcgcgcgagcaccagaaggcggccgcagcgtcgttgaacagctgcagaggccagGGGGAgctcggcgcgtcctccctgcggtcgctgcttctcgcgttcCGGCAAAaccttctccgcgccgcctcattctcttcggcttcgccttcgtcgctgttcgcttcctctccggGCGagtcgagcgacgcggcagggcgccttcgctcgaCTGCGTGGCCCCCGCacctcctgcagctgctgaaggATTCGGCGCTGAGGTCCCGCGACCTCGCGCGAGACCAGTGGAGGCAGGGCGCGCCCGCAAGCGCGTCgagtggcggcgctgcgcctgcatcctctccgccgcagggggcGCAGCCGGGAGAGGCCGACGGGCCGCTGGACTCGGACGACTTGGTCTCCGCCGACGCGAGCCTCTTGCTGGCCGTCTACGAGGAGGGACGGCACGCGCGGGCCGCAGCCGACGTTGCCCGAGACATCGAGCGCCTCAAGCGGGAGGCAGACGACCTCGCCTCGCTgtacgccggcgcgcaggacgcctgcgccgcggcggacagctcgcgcgccttcgcggcccaGGGGTGGCTCCACGCGCTGGCGCAAGAGAGCGAACGCGGCAACGCGTGTGCTCTCTGCAAACGGGAGTTCCGCACGCCAGAGGAACTGCGGGCGACCCAAGAAGAAGTCGAACGCAGAGTCGAG GCTCTGCCTCAGCAGGTGCgtgacgcggaggcgcgtcagAAGGAGATTCGCAACCAGCTAGACAACCTGCAGGAGGAGCGTCTGCTcttcgctgccctcgcgAAACAGAACGAGGAGATCTGTCAAAAACGCGCCTTGCTGAAGATGCTGAGACAG AATCTAGGCCACCTCGAAGACCAAGTCCGCATAGCCGAGCAGCTCGCCGAGGAGGCTacgcgcagcgacgaaaaCCTGAAAAGGCTGCTCGAGACCGCCAACGCGCTGCACCAGCTGCAGACGGCTGGACTGCGAAAAGCGAG GCACgacgtcgacgccgcggaagcgcagctgcgggcggCAGTCGCTGCGGTGGTGAAGGCCTCATCGGCTGCGCCGGTCTCGGAGGGATGCGGAGTCGACAGCAGTGGAGACGCGAGCCACTCTTTTCTTGACATGGAGGAGATCAACAAGGCCTTCGAGGCTTTGGAGGATGAACAAAGCAAG GTCTACGCACTTCGCGACGAGACGCAAGCCACTTTAACGGCGGCAGTCGAGGCGCGCTTTGCCCGGCATCAGCGGCTCGACAACCTGAAACGAAGGCGTGAAGACCTCCAGCGGGAAGTGCAGGAAGTGCGGCAGCTCGAAGGGCAAATTGAAAAGAATGCCACGGCCATCTACGCCAA agagggcgagctACCCGGCCAGAAGGCGGAACTCGCGCGTATGCAACAGCgtgcggcagaggcgagtgCGAGCCTCCGGACGGAGGAGAAACGTGTCGAGGATGCGCTTCGGAAATTCGACGAACAAATCAAGTCCATCCAAAA AGAGCGGGAGCTTCTCTCAGAGACGTCGCGAGCGATCGCTGAGGCGGACGTCGCGCTgacgcgtgcgcgagagAGTTCCGCAGTGACCGCGGAGCTCACGCAGCTCCGGGCGAAACGCGAAGAGTTGAATGCGCAGCTAGGCCGgatgaagaaggcgcgcgaagagcagcGGACGGCCTGTGGACGGGGtcagcgcttcctcgcgctcgtgAAGAATAGAGTCGCGCTCTTCCACAAGGAAGAAGACATCGAGAGGGAGCGAAAGAGGATAGCTGAACTCGGGGCTCAGCTGCGGGCGGATCgatgcagaaggcgcagggaGACCCCCGGGGGAGGCGTCGGGGAAGGGGACTCCGCCGCTGATGGGCCAGgggcggaagacgcagcggGAGCCGAACCTGAAGACGAATCGGAAAACGAGCTGGAGAGAGAAATTGAGGCGCTGAGACGCAAGACAGAACAGGAAAAAGACACGAGAGCTCGACTCGAGGGAAGCTTGATGacccgcagagagcgcgttAAAGAAATCGAAACTGAACTCGCAGGCTCCGCAGTGTACAAGGACGTCGAAGAGAAATACAGAAGTG CTCTCGTAGACGCCGAGACGGAGGCGATGGTGACAAAGGACTTGGACCGCTACCACCGGGCACTTGACAAGGCGTTGATGAAATACCATTCCATGAAG ATGCAAGAAATAAACGCCACTATGAAGGAGCTGTGGCAGACCATGTACACCGGGCACGACATCGACTACATAGCAA TTCGCTCCGACACCGAAGAGactgcctcgccggcggcgctaTCGATCTTTGGGTCCTCTGCCGccacggcgcccgcggctggaCAGAGGTCTTACAATTACCGTCTCGTCATGGTTAAAGGCAGTGTGGAGCTGGAGATGCGAGGTCGGTGTTCAGCGGGGCAGAAAATTCTGGCGTCGCTCATCGTTCGCCTGGCTCTCGCCGAGACGTTTTGCGTCCACTGCGGGGTACTCGCTCTCGACGAGCCAACCACGAACCTGGACAGATACAACTGCGAG AGCTTGGCCAAGGCTCTTGCTGCCTTAGTTGAGGCGCGACGGACGAGCACGAGCTTCCAGTTGATTCTCATCACACACGACGAGCAATTTGTTATGCGCCTTGCGCGCCATGGCCTCTGCGATAAATTCTACAAAATTTCTAAAGCTTTGAGCGGCGAATCGCGGATTACTTGCTGTGACATCCATGGCTTTTGA
- a CDS encoding hypothetical protein (encoded by transcript BESB_077260) codes for MLPATSSSSASFLSTPRQSPASSGQRGPSANSPGTAEGPLTGTSSHENNGRAAFLPQSSPSICPSDSRACSSSSSSGPSASLCASSGDSDPSAGLCAAGASSLDCVSPSPSSLRSPSSSLFSLSSASSAPPSLPSVPPSSRACSETLKLQPQLEVVVRTATGCRDLDVSFRFLLPVHATVRDLRLALQARLRDEEARLTAALLREDSGGAVPPRETAVAGGSMKRGRDAPSLSEEAPSNAAPSVSSPSSLLSDSPPSADSSAHSHGPPLSLLRLLYGGACVDDDAARLSCLLPRRGRGAAQGTGGGCEPTPEPLVFLLDLPVPPLVLPEGPEEGHDALASVASPSPVSVGSPACSRADEVQAAQAGAIEAIVEVLTRLQEARESLANAEKASGSVRVGPSTPASPTLAATVWGKDGLPLQSSESVQRRVEALRRAAISRRLASSASRRLAAPPALQSALSPASPSSSRPCATPPAPSPAGLIEFPRLASTLGGRLRQVSRVEFDVDWAWVGRVACVCFALQALVGGLANTRFGGSSRAQPREAAEASQPTCSEEGGDRGMGAWIRSMGEKLFSKDSTYWRRRALLFAAPTLILSGWRPVRFFTKVAWHALPRGALWKAVSPLLTASQSSMLTLSEEKVLQMLADGDRGFSQLD; via the exons ATGCTTCCCGCcacctcgtcctcgtctgcatCGTTTCTTTCTACACCTCGACAGTCCCCCGCGTCTTCTGGGCAGCGTGGCCCATCTGCGAACTCTCCCGGCACCGCGGAGGGCCCTTTGACAGGAACCTCATCGCACGAAAATAATGGTCGTGCTGCGTTCCTGCCTCAATCTTCACCTTCGATTTGCCCATCTGACTCTCGTGCTTGCTCATCGTCAAGCTCCTCTGGCCCTTCGGCCTCTCTGTGCGCATCGTCGGGCGATTCAGACCCTTCGGCTGGGCTGTGTGCTGCgggcgcttcctctctcgacTGCGTTTCGCCatctccctcttctctgcgttcgccctcttcctcccttttttctctaagttctgcttcgtctgcccCCCCTTCGCTTCCGTCTGTCCCTCCCTCATCGCGAGCGTGCAGCGAGACTCtgaagctgcagccgcagcttgAGGTCGTCGTGAGAACTGCCACCGGCTGTCGAGACTTGGATGTTTCCTTCCGCTTTCTTCTACCGGTTCACGCGACAGTGCGAGATCTCCGTCTCGCGCTGCAAGCTCGACTGCgtgacgaagaggcgcgctTGACCGCAGCCTTGCTCCGGGAGGATTCTGGAGGGGCGGTGCCCCCTCGAGAAACGGCGGTCGCAGGAGGCAGCATGAAACGCGGACGGgacgcgccttcgctctcagAGGAGGCTCCGTCgaacgcggcgccttcggtgtcgtctccttcctctctcctctcggattctcctccttctgccGACTCCTCTGCGCACTCGCATGGGCCGCCTTTAagcctcctccgtctgctgtatggcggcgcatgcgtcgacgacgacgcggcgcgcttgTCTTGTTTGCTtccgcgacgcggacgcggcgcggcgcaggggacTGGCGGAGGATGCGAACCGACGCCGGAGCCTCTAGTGTTCCTTCTTGACCTTCCCGTCCCTCCGCTGGTGCTGCCGGAAGGCCCTGAAGAGGGGCACGACGCGCTTGCCTCTGTGGCATCCCCTTCTCCCGTGTCTGTGGGTTCGCCCGCCTGttcgcgcgcagacgaagtCCAAGCTGCCCAGGCGGGGGCTATAGAGGCGATCGTTGAGGTATTGACCCGGCTGCAGGAAGCGCGTGAGTCTCTCGCGAACGCTGAGAAGGCTTCGGGGTCTGTGCGGGTGGGTCCGTCGAcccccgcgtcgccgacccTCGCGGCGACCGTCTGGGGGAAAGACGGTCTTCCCCTGCAGAGCAGCGAAAGCGTTCAgcggcgcgtggaggcgctgcggcgcgcggcgatctcgcgccgtctcgcttcgtctgcatctCGCCGCCTTGCCGCCCCCCCTGCGCTGCAGTccgcgctgtctccggcgtcgccctcgtcgtctcgcccCTGTGCcactccgccggcgccttcgccggcgggcCTGATCGAGTTTCCGCGCTTGGCTTCGACGCttggcgggcgcctgcggcaagTGAGCCGCGTGGAGTTTGACGTAGACTGGGCGTGGGTCGGCCGTgtcgcgtgtgtctgcttcgcgctgcaggccctcgtcggcggcttGGCGAACACCCGCTTCGGCGGCTCCTCTCGAgcccagccgcgcgaggccgcggaggcgagccagCCGACGtgcagcgaagagggcggagaccgcgGCATGGGCGCGTGGATTCGGTCGATGGGAGAGAAGCTTTTCAGCAAAGACTCGACATactggcggaggcgggccctccttttcgccgcgccgacTCTGATTCTCTCAGGCTGGAGACCTGTCCGCTTCTTCACGAAAGTCGCGTGGCATGCCCTGCCCAGGGGCGCGTTGTGGAAAG CGGTCAGTCCACTGCTCACGGCTTCCCAAAGTTCGATGCTAACCCTCAGTGAAGAAAAGGTTCTTCAGATGCTGGCGGACGGAGACCGGGGCTTCAGTCAACTGGATTGA
- a CDS encoding hypothetical protein (encoded by transcript BESB_077270), which translates to MAAVQAGSRAVAATVCGTKFSYLARQSPLSSVFASSNRALFCSLSQRRFAAQSVQPHKGDHAAAPSVTPRFTDDIPAEYYRYGAFKNYRRDDSCAQPLVRMGVVVTAVTGLIFLNHMWSCDHWHYKHRIAGSYLDSDSE; encoded by the coding sequence ATGGCGGCCGTTCAGGCGGGTAGCAgggccgtcgcggcgacggTCTGTGGCACTAAGTTTTCCTACCTTGCTCGTCAGAGTCCGCTGTCTTCTGTCTTTGCTTCGTCAAACCGCGCTCTTTTCTGCTCGCTGTCGCAGAGGCGATTCGCTGCTCAATCGGTTCAGCCGCACAAGGGGGACCACGCGGCGGCCCCGTCAGTCACTCCCCGATTCACGGACGATATCCCTGCTGAGTATTACAGGTACGGCGCTTTCAAGAACTACCGCCGCGACGACAGCTGTGCTCAACCTTTGGTGCGAATGGGAGTCGTTGTAACTGCGGTCACTGGACTCATCTTCCTCAACCATATGTGGTCGTGCGACCACTGGCACTACAAGCACCGCATTGCGGGCTCGTACCTGGACTCCGACTCAGAGTGA